The window TGACGCTGGCGGTCTTCACGTTCGGCCCCCAGGCCAAGCCACCCACACCCGTCGTCGGCACCGCCTTGGCATAGCAGGGATAGCCGTTGACTGGCGTCTGGTGCCCGGAGCAGCCGGCGATCATCGAAAAACCGCAGGCCAGCAGGAGCAGGCGGGGCAGTGGCAGCAGGTGGGGTCGGCGGTATCCGGTCATGTCGGGTTCGTTATCGATAGAAAGAGTCGGCCTTATTGTCCTGTGTTATCGATTAAGCGCAAGACCCGCCAGCCAGACAGTCCCGCGCTTGTGGCACGCCTTGCCCGACAGAAACGGATGATCCGATGGTCGCATTAATGGCATCATGGCGGACTGTCGAGGCGCACGAGCCTGTGCGCGTACCTTTCGAGCCTGGAGAGTTGATCAATGGCTGTGCAGCAAACCCTCACCGTGATCCCGCCGAACGCGTCCCTGAACGGCAAGGTGACGCCACCCGGTTCGAAATCGATCACCAACCGGGCCCTGTTGCTCGCCGCCCTGGCCAAGGGCACCAGCCGCCTGTCCGGCGCGCTGAAAAGCGATGATACCCGCCACATGTCCAATGCCCTGCGGCAGATGGGCGTGACCATCAGCGAACCCGACGACACCACCTTCGTGGTCACCGGCAGCGGCCAGTTGCAGGTGCCTGAGCAACCGCTGTTCCTGGGCAATGCCGGAACCGCGGTGCGCTTTCTGACCGCGGCGGTGAGCACCGTCAACGGCACCGTGGTACTCGATGGCGACCACTACATGCAGAAGCGTCCGATCGGTCCGCTGCTCGACGCGCTGGGCCGCGCCGGCCTGGATGTCGCAAGCCCGACCGGTTGCCCACCGGTGACCGTGCGCGGCCAAGGTCGCGTGCAGGCGCGGCGTTTCGAGATCGATGGTGGCCTGTCGAGCCAATACGTGTCGGCCCTGCTGATGCTGGCGGCCTGCGGCGAGGAACCCGTGGACGTGGCGCTGACCGGCAAGGACATCGGTGCCCGCGGTTATGTCGACTTGACGCTGGCCTGCATGCGCGCCTTCGGTGCCCAGGTCGAGGAAGTCGACGAGACCACCTGGCGGGTCGCGGCCACCGGCTACACCGCCTGCGACTATCAGGTCGAGCCGGATGCGTCGGCCGCCACCTACCTGTGGGCAGCCGAAGCGTTGACCGGGGGGCGTATCGACCTGGGCGTGGCCGGTGAAGCTTTCACCCAGCCGGATGCCAAGGCGCTGGACGTGATCCAGCAGTTCCCCAACATGCCGGCGGTGATCAATGGCTCGCAGATGCAGGACGCGATCCCGACCCTGGCCGTGCTGGCCGCGTTCAACCGCACGCCGGTGCGTTTCGTCGAACTGGCGAACCTGCGGGTCAAGGAGTGCGATCGGGTCCAGGCGCTGCATGACGGCCTGAACGAAATCCGCGCCGGGCTGGCGGCGGTGGAGGGCGACGATCTGCTGGTGGCGGCCGACCCGGCGTTGGCCGGCAGCCACTGCAACGCGTTGATCGACACCCACTCCGACCACCGCATTGCCATGTGCTTCGCCCTGGCCGGACTGAAGGTCTCCGGTATCCGCATCCAGGACCCGGATTGCGTGGCCAAGACCTACCCGGACTACTGGAAGGCCCTGGCTTCGCTGGGTGTGCAGTACGCTTCGTAAAACCGTTGCCTGATCAGGCCTGGACCAGCGCCAGGCCCTGATCGTTGCTGTCGACCGTGACCCGGCGGTAGTTCACCAGCGTCGGGTGCGGTGTCTCCAGCGGGTGACTGTGGGTCGCGGTGATCACCGCCACGGGCATGCCCGCCGCTTGCGCCGCGCCAATGCCGGCGGGCGCATCCTCGAAAATCAGACACTGCGATGGCTCGACGCCCAGTCGCCGGGCGGCCAGCAGGTAGCCGTCCGGTGCCGGTTTGCCGCGGCTGACGTCTTCGGCGGTGATCACCAGGTCCGGCAGCGCAATGCCGGCGGCGGCCATGCGGCTCTCTGCCAGGGCGCGCGGCGCCGAGGTCACCACGGCCCAGCGGTTGGCGGGCAGGGCAGCGAGAAATGGCAGCGCCCCCTCGATGGCGACCACGCCTTCGACGTCATCGATCTCGGCCTGGGAAATGGCCGCAGCCTCACGTTCGACGTCGATACCGGGCAGGTTCTGCCGGCGGACGGTGTCGATGCAGCGTACGCCGTGGATGGTCTTCAGGAAGGCGGGTACATCGAGCCCATGCCGGCGTGCCCAGTTGCTCCAGACGCGCTCGGTGGCCGCCACCGAGTTGAGCAGCGTCCCGTCCATATCGAACAGAAACGCCGCGAAGCGCTGACCTTCAAACATGCCGTGTCCTCCTTTGGGTAAAAAAACATGCTAACACGCACAACCTGCGGGGTAGGCGGACGGGCGGCGCTCCCCTTGCTGGCGATAGCGATCTTACGGGTGCCACAAGGCAGGCGAGCAATCACTGCCAGGACTTTTTCAGCAAGCCGTGGAATAACGGTGGGCCGCGTTCGTCAGACCTGGGAAACCCGCCTGATACAGCAGGAGCTTCAGGTCGGCGCCTGTGAAAACCGATCCCTATTGCGAGACGAACCTGATGAAACTGTCCAAGACCCGTTCCCTGTTTGCTGCCGCTTCCCTGGCATTGCTGGCTGCCGGTGGCGCCAATGCCGCCCCGGCCGCTTCGATCCACAACATCGTGCTGGTCCATGGCGCGTTCGTGACCGGTGCCGGCTGGAAGCCGGTCTACGACATCCTGGTCAAGGACGGCTATCACGTCTCGATCGCGCAGCACCCGCTGACCGGTTTCCAGGATGACGTGACCGCCGTCAAGCGTATCCTGGCGATGCAGGATGGCCCGACCATCCTGGTCGGCCACAGCTATGGCGGCGCGGTGATTTCCGATGCCGGTACCGACTCGCACGTCGCGGGCCTGGTCTACATCGCCGCGCACGCCCTCGATATCGGCGAAACCGAAGCGGCCAACGGCAAGCTGTACCCGAATGCGACCAAGGCGGTGAAGAAGACCGAAGACGGGTTCCTCTATCTCGATCCGGCGTTCTATCCCGCCGACTTCGCGGCCGACCTGCCCAAGGCCCAGGCCGAGTTCGAAGCCCGGTCCCAGGCGCTGACCTCGGCCTCGGTGTTCACCACGGCAGCGACCTCCGCCGCCTGGAAGACCAAGCCGAGCTGGTACGCTGTCGCCAAGTCCGATCGCATCATCAACCCGGACCTGGAGCGCATGTACGCCAAGCGCGCCAACAGCCACACCATCGAGATCCCCGGGGCCAGCCATGCGGTCTACGAGTCGCACCCCAAGGAAGTGGCAGCCCTGATCGAACAGGCGGCCCAGCACGCCCTGGATGGCAAGTAACCGGCCAGCAGGGTACTTGCTACACTCAGGGTTCAACGCCCGGACGGCCCGGGCGGTCGATGCGAGGTGCGTATGGATACCCAGCCTGCTGGTATGACCGTTCCGTTTTCACGCTACCCCTTGGGCATGATGCCCTGGCGTGAGGTGCCGGCGCCCGAGGAGGATGACGTCGTCGAGGAGGAGGTGGACGATGAGCCCCCACCGCAGACCTGGAAGCATCCCGAGGATGGCAAGGAGATGCCGGAGCGCGACCGGGAGACACCGCTCAAGCCCTGACGATGACGCCTGATACGGCCGTTGCCCGCCCGCCGGGTGGGCAACGGATCGTTCCCGGACGGAGCCGGTGCTGTTCGCAGATCGCCCGAAATCTGTCCGCAAGTGCCGGTTCAGAGCCTTTCGCCCTTGCTGGCTTGCGGCAGAGGGATCATCATCGTCCTCCCGAGTGCCTTTGCACCCCATTCCCATTCAGGTGAAGATCCATGAACCATGCCATTCGTGTCGTTGCCATCCTTCAAGCCAAGCCGGGCAAGGCTGCCGAGCTGGAGGCCGTGTTGAAGGCCGCCGTGGTGCCATCGCGTGCGGAAGCCGGTTGCCGTGAGTACACGCTGCATGTCGATCGCGAGAATCCCGGGCGTTTCGTCTTCGTCGAGACCTGGATCGACATGGCGGCAATCGAACACCACCGTGAAACCGAACACTATCGGGTCATGGGGGCTGCGGCCGCCGACCTGGTCCAGGACAGGCAGGTCCTGCTGCTGGACGAAGTACCCGGACAGTAATATCGCCGCGCAGGGACGCGTCCATTTCCCTTTCGAGATTGACCATGACCGTGCTGACTTCTTCTTTTGATGCCCTGTGGCAGGCGCGTTACGGCCTGCCACTGTCCGAGGCTGACCTGCCGCACAATGCGGTACTGCAAAGCCTGCTGGAGCACCGCTCGGTCCGGGCCTTCCTGCCCGATGCGCTGCCTGCCGGAGCACTGGAGGCCGGGGTGGCCGCAGCCCAGTCGGCGTCCACTTCGTCCAACCTGCAGGTGTGGAGCGTTATCGCGATCCGGGACCCGGCGCGCCGGGCCCGCTTCGCCGAGTTGTCCGGAGGCCAGCGGCATATCGAGCAGGCGCCGTTGTTCCTGGCCTGGGTACTCGACCTGTCACGCCTGCGGCGCCTGGGGGATGCCCGGGAGCAGGCCACCGACGGCCTCGACTACCTGGAGACCTTTGTCGTGGGCAGTGTCGACACCGCGCTGGCCGCGCAGAACGCCGCCGTAGCCTTCGAGTCGCTGGGGCTGGGTATCGTCTACATCGGTGGCATGCGCAACCATCCGGAAATCGTCGCCGAGGAACTGGGCCTGCCGGCTGGCAGCCTGGTGCTGTTCGGCATGTGCGTCGGCCATCCCGACCCGGCCTTGCCGGCGACGGTCAAACCGCGCCTGCCGCAGAGCGTGGTGTTGCATCACGATCGTTATGGCGCGACCGATGAACTGCAGCAGTGCCGTGCCTACGATGAGCAGATGCAGCAGGCGCAGAGCCGCCAGGGGCGGGCAGTGCAGCCCTGGTCCGAGGCGGTGGTGCAGCGTGTGGCGGGGCCTGCTTCGCTCAGCGGTCGTGACCGGCTGCGTGAGGCGGTCGCGGCGCTAGGGTTCGAGTTGCGCTAGTGTCCGGTCCCTGAGGATGGTGGTGTTCTCAGGGGCCTCTCGCGGGCAAGCCACGCTCCCACAGGATTGCGGCGTACGCAGGTTTTGCGAGCAATGCGCGACTGTGGGAGCGTGGCTTGCCCGCGAGAGGCCCTGGCAGGCAACCCATAAACGCCGGCCTCTCCTCATTCAGAACCGCAAGGTAGCCCCCGTGGTGAACCAGTGATCCTGGTCGCCATTCAACTGTCCGCCCGCCACCAGGTCGATGTCGAGCTTCTGGCCGATGTGCAGGCGTGGGCCCGCTTGCCAGCCCTGGTCGCCGCCCTCCTGGCCGAAACGCTCGGCCACCAGGGTCAGTGCCGGTGCCAGGTCGTACTCCATGCCGGTGCCCCAGGTCAGCCGGTGCTTCTGCTCACCGTCGTCATAGACATGGCTCCAGCCGCCGCTGAGGGTCAGGCGCAGCGCTTCAATCGGTTTGTAGGTCAGCGGCAGGGCCAGGTCGATACCGTCGTAGGCATGGCGTCGACCGGTGGCGAGATGCGCCTGGGCCAGTATCGCGCTTTCAAGGCCGAGGTCCTCGCGGCTGAACAGCGACGCCTTGAGGTGCGGGCTGAATAGGGTCTGGTGCTCGCCGTCGTGGCGGCTGCGGTTGATATCGGCGCCCAGTTGCAGGGACGGCAGGCCGGTTGGGGTACAGTCCGCCGACAGTACGGTTTCGCCGCTGGAGGCCTGGTGCCGGTTGCTCTTGTACCAGGTGTCGACGTTGCATGCTCCGGGGGCGTTGATGGCGCCGTCGTCGACGACGTAGGCACCGCCGGCGGCATGGGCCTTGGCGTAGATCGACAGCAGGGCGAAGGTGCCCAGGGTCGCACCGAGGAACGCCAGGGTCCCGCGCAGGGTACGTCGTCGAGCGCGTGGCAGGGCCTGGTAAAGAGAGACGTGGGTAGTGGTGTGCAACGAACGCTCGGTCCGGGGTTGAGGATGCTTGTGCATGAGGGGGCTCGCTCAATCGTCGATCGAAAGGGTTTCAATGCCGCTGGCCCTGGCCTGGGCCACCAGCTCTTCGGTGTCGCTGCCGCCAGGGAAGGCGATCACCCGGTCCGGTCCGCTGTCCTGCAGCATGAACCGGTTGCGGCGACGTTCGGCCTGCTTGCCGTAGTGTTGCCAGTTGGAGGGGTAGCGCACGATGTGGACGCCGGTTTCCCGGGCCCAGTCCTCGAGGGTGCTGCCCAGGTGCTGGTTGCCGCCATGCACCAGCACCGTGAGCGGGTGCTGTGCGTGGTAGGCCTCCAGCACCTGGCGGCACAGGGCGGCGTTCATGTAGTAGCGGCCGGCACAGATCAGGACGCGCATGGAAGGTCATCCTTGTCGTTCGGGTGCCGTTCGCCATCCCGGACCAGCGTTGGGCCGGGTGTCTCCGGCGTTTCGTCCAGCCCCGGGAAGTGCTCGCCGGCCCGCTCCAGCACCGGATAGGCCAGCGCGGCGATGTGGTGGTGGACCCGCCGGTAATCGCGCAGCACCCGTTGGAAAATGTCCCCGGACTCGGCCCAGGCG of the Pseudomonas vanderleydeniana genome contains:
- a CDS encoding 3-phosphoshikimate 1-carboxyvinyltransferase, with product MAVQQTLTVIPPNASLNGKVTPPGSKSITNRALLLAALAKGTSRLSGALKSDDTRHMSNALRQMGVTISEPDDTTFVVTGSGQLQVPEQPLFLGNAGTAVRFLTAAVSTVNGTVVLDGDHYMQKRPIGPLLDALGRAGLDVASPTGCPPVTVRGQGRVQARRFEIDGGLSSQYVSALLMLAACGEEPVDVALTGKDIGARGYVDLTLACMRAFGAQVEEVDETTWRVAATGYTACDYQVEPDASAATYLWAAEALTGGRIDLGVAGEAFTQPDAKALDVIQQFPNMPAVINGSQMQDAIPTLAVLAAFNRTPVRFVELANLRVKECDRVQALHDGLNEIRAGLAAVEGDDLLVAADPALAGSHCNALIDTHSDHRIAMCFALAGLKVSGIRIQDPDCVAKTYPDYWKALASLGVQYAS
- a CDS encoding HAD-IA family hydrolase — translated: MFEGQRFAAFLFDMDGTLLNSVAATERVWSNWARRHGLDVPAFLKTIHGVRCIDTVRRQNLPGIDVEREAAAISQAEIDDVEGVVAIEGALPFLAALPANRWAVVTSAPRALAESRMAAAGIALPDLVITAEDVSRGKPAPDGYLLAARRLGVEPSQCLIFEDAPAGIGAAQAAGMPVAVITATHSHPLETPHPTLVNYRRVTVDSNDQGLALVQA
- a CDS encoding alpha/beta hydrolase, giving the protein MKLSKTRSLFAAASLALLAAGGANAAPAASIHNIVLVHGAFVTGAGWKPVYDILVKDGYHVSIAQHPLTGFQDDVTAVKRILAMQDGPTILVGHSYGGAVISDAGTDSHVAGLVYIAAHALDIGETEAANGKLYPNATKAVKKTEDGFLYLDPAFYPADFAADLPKAQAEFEARSQALTSASVFTTAATSAAWKTKPSWYAVAKSDRIINPDLERMYAKRANSHTIEIPGASHAVYESHPKEVAALIEQAAQHALDGK
- a CDS encoding putative quinol monooxygenase, whose product is MNHAIRVVAILQAKPGKAAELEAVLKAAVVPSRAEAGCREYTLHVDRENPGRFVFVETWIDMAAIEHHRETEHYRVMGAAAADLVQDRQVLLLDEVPGQ
- a CDS encoding NADPH-dependent oxidoreductase; its protein translation is MTVLTSSFDALWQARYGLPLSEADLPHNAVLQSLLEHRSVRAFLPDALPAGALEAGVAAAQSASTSSNLQVWSVIAIRDPARRARFAELSGGQRHIEQAPLFLAWVLDLSRLRRLGDAREQATDGLDYLETFVVGSVDTALAAQNAAVAFESLGLGIVYIGGMRNHPEIVAEELGLPAGSLVLFGMCVGHPDPALPATVKPRLPQSVVLHHDRYGATDELQQCRAYDEQMQQAQSRQGRAVQPWSEAVVQRVAGPASLSGRDRLREAVAALGFELR
- a CDS encoding DUF2493 domain-containing protein → MRVLICAGRYYMNAALCRQVLEAYHAQHPLTVLVHGGNQHLGSTLEDWARETGVHIVRYPSNWQHYGKQAERRRNRFMLQDSGPDRVIAFPGGSDTEELVAQARASGIETLSIDD